CAGATGGCTTTTTTTATGGGATTTATTCAACAGGTGAATACAAACATAATAATGAAGAAATCACTATCTTTGCATTTCGAAAAAATAAAACATGATTACAGTAAATAGTTTATCGCTACAATTTGGCAAAAGAGTACTTTTTGATGAAGTAAATATAAAGTTTACCAAAGGAAATTGCTATGGAGTTATTGGTGCTAATGGTGCCGGCAAATCTACCTTTCTGAAAATTCTATCCGGAGAAATTGAGTCTACCAAAGGGAAAATTGATATGGAACCCGGAAGTAGAATGGCTGTTTTAAAGCAGAACCATTATGAATTTGACGAATTTGAGGTTTTACAGGTTGTTCTGATGGGCCATAAAAAGCTCTGGCAGAATATGCAGGAAAAAGAAAGCTTATATGCTAAAACACCTTTTACCGATGAAGATGGATTGAAAGTTGGAGAACTCGAAGCTGAATTTGCAGAAATGGACGGCTGGAATGCGGATAGTGATGCAGCTGCATTGCTTAGTAATTTAGGTTTACCGGAAAGTCTGCATTATACTAAAATGAAAGAGCTTGCCGGAAATCAAAAAGTAAGAGTTTTATTGGCTCAGGCGCTTTTCGGCGATCCGGATATCCTTCTACTCGATGAGCCTACCAATGACTTGGATGTGGATACAATTAAATGGTTGGAAAACTTTTTAGCGGATTTTAAAAATACAGTTATAGTTGTTTCTCACGACAGGCATTTTCTTGATATGGTTTGTACGCATATAGTAGATATTGATTTTGGTAAAATAACTCCTTATACCGGTAATTTCAGTTTTTGGTATGAAAGTAGTCAGTTAGCAGCAAAACAACGTTCCGATAAAAACAAGAAAACAGAAGATAAACGAAAAGAACTGATAGAATTCATTCAGCGATTTAGTGCAAATGCTTCTAAGTCTAAACAAGCTACAAGTAGAAAGAAAGCTCTGGAAAAGCTCAATATAGATGAAATTAAACCCTCTAACAGAAAGTATCCCGGTGTAATTTTCTCACAAGAGCGGGAAGCCGGAAATGATATTCTTGAAATCAAACAGCTTAAAGCAATAGGAAATGACGGAAAACCGCTTTTTACTGATTTAAACTTAACCGTTAATAAAGGAGATAAAATTGCTGTTATTTCACGCGATAGTAATGCTATTAATGCTTTTTATGAAATTCTAAATGGTGACAGAAAAGCTGATGCGGGAGATTTTAAATGGGGCATTACAACTCAAATCGGTTATTTACCATTAGACAATTCTGAGTTTTTTAATGAGGAAATGAATTTGATAGAATGGTTAAGACAATATTCAGGAGAAAATAAAGATGAAACCTATATTCGTGGATTTTTAGGTAAAATGCTTTTTTCAGGTGAAGAGACCTTTAAAAAAGTTTCTGTGCTTTCCGGAGGTGAAAAAGTAAGATGTATGCTTTCCCGCTTAATGTTACAAAACGCCAATGTGATGATTCTAAATGAGCCGACTAACCACCTTGATATGGAGTCTATCATTTCTCTGAATGAAGGATTACAAAACTACAAAGGAACTTTACTATTCAGCTCTCATGATCATCAGTTAAACCAAACTGTAGCAAATCGGGTCGTTGAAATCACGCCTAATGGTTGTATTGACGCCCTAATGTCTTTTGATGAGTATTTAGAAAGTGATGCGATTAAAGAAAAGAAAGCGAATCTGTATGAAATTGCAGTAAGCTAAACGATAAGACTTTATTTTAAAAGGGTTGATTAAGTAATATTTCTCAACCCTTTTTTTATTTCTTCATATAAGCTAAATAGAAACTTACTGTATAACTATTTTTTCCTGAAACAACTGATTGTTGAATTGAATTTGAAGAAAGTAAACTCCGGGTAAAAGACCTTGAAAGTTTAGATGATCAGCTTCAGAGGAAGATGGGTTCTCTACTACCACCTCTGACAATAAAATACCACTTAGATTAAATAATCTGTAACTTTTGGGTTTAGTGCTATTCAAAAGCGTTTTAACATAAAAATCACCTGAAGAAGGATTCGGATAAACAGTAAATGGTGAACCAAAAAATTTCTGTATATCTTGCTTAAATTGAGCAGGCCTCAATAAGGCAAAACTTTCCAAATCACTTAAATACTTTTCCCACTCACTGATATTCAATGGAGAGTTCCAGCGATTAACTTGCTCGTGAATTTCAGGATAATACAATTCTCTGAAATGCTGAATTGCTTCTACTACTTTTTCAGGACTGAAAGTATTATCTGCATGATAGATCATACGGTTGTAAAAAGCAACTCTGAAATTATCGTTTTTTAACAAAAAATGCAGATTATAATAAGCCCAGCTTCTGTCTTGATTTTTTAAATTCTCAGGATTTAGAAAAAACTCAAGACTGTTTGACCGATATAGTCTCGGCAACATACAGGCGTCACAATCAAAAAACAACCATCTCCACTTGCCATCTTCTGTTCTCGGCCTCCAGTAAGCAATGTTGTTGTGAGGCCAGTCCCAATTAGCAAAAAATAACTGAATAATATGATAATCAATAAAATTATCAATCTCTACCAAATTCAAAATATGCTGATAATGTTCATCCTTTGACATATCATTATTCTCCAGATAATTTATCAGAGACTCGTAATTTGTAAAGCTTCCTTCTTTAACTTCGTGATGTCCTTCTAATAAATCTATATTATCAGGATCTATATTATGGTTATTCTCTAAATAATATCTGTCCTGACGTTCTTTTAAATTATGGATACCCCAATACTCACCATTAATAAAAACCACAACCGGAATAAAAGCCTGATAATCCAAATCGAGACCTCTGATAAGATGGTGAGTCAGTTCATCTCTGAATAAAGTTTGATCTCTTGGAGAAGACACAGATGCACTCAGAATTAATCGCTTAAAGTTTTGTAAATCCGGTTTATCCGGAAAGAACGGATAGTTGAAACGGCTTTCGCCATAAAAACTTCTGGCATAGAGTCTTAGTGATTTTTGAGGATTTTTCCTGGAGCCTGAACCATGAATTCTTACGCCTATATCTTGTGCAAGTGCAAGTTCTCCTGCATTATCAAAGTATTCCATATAAGCAGGTTTCTCCCAATGTTTTCCTCGTTTAGAAAAATTACCACTGTTTCGGTCACCATCAAAATGAACTCCCTGTATGTAAATCCCTTCATTATAATCAAAAAAATGGCGTTTATCCGTTGAAATAGAGATTACGGGAAAAGTATACCTGTCCTCAAGATCAGGGCTTATAATATATGTTCGGGTTTCTACCGGACTAACCGGCCTCCCGTTTTTAAATGCTGCTGTTTTTAAAACATTAATTTTATTGATACTCCCGGCCGGTTGTTTCCATTTATATCCGGTTGGTATAAGCGATAGAATAGTCGGGTCATTTTCCCTATTATCAAAAACCAGCGGTTGCTCATACTTAAACGAGTTTATGTCAGGTACAGAACCGTCAAGTGTATAAAAAATTTCAACCCCTTCCTGAGCAGATAAGTCAACTGTTATTGAGTCTCCATAAAAACCGGCCTCATGAGAAATATGAACATTGTAAGTTAAGGAATTTAATAAAGGAGTAAAATTGTTAGAAGCACCGGGAGAAGCGCCTTCAAAAAATAAAATTACGGAACCCCCGTCTGTTTTTCTTCCAAAAGAATGATCTCTTTGTAAGATTACCGGCGGAAATTCATCAATCAGATTATTTTCATTATCAGAAAATAAAAGTGGCTCCCCTTCTGAACTAATTTTGAAATTGGTATGCAAATATTGGCCGCTTTTTCTGTCTTTCCCTGATGCAAAAATAAGCAGAAACCCTCCCGGCTCTATTTCAACATCCGGAAAAATCCACCGTTGCGGTTCTGAAGATTTATCAGAGATTGAAAACCCTTTAAGGTTGACGGTTTCACTGCCTTTATTATAAAGTTCTATCCAATCTTCAAAATCTCCGTCTTCATCAGCTATGGTATTTCCGTTTGAAGACATCATCTCATTAATAACCACATCATGAGCTATTAACTGACTGAATGTCAGCAGAAAAAGAAATATAAAGAAAAATTTAGTTTTTAAAGATTTCAAAAGGATATTTTAAGTGATAAGAACTTTATAAAAACAGTTTTAAGTTAAAACAAAAACCCGGTCCTTAAAGTAACAAAGTAAAAGTTTTGATTGACTTCTATTATATTAGATTCACTTGCTTCAAAACTTAGTTTTGCCTGTTGATAGGTTAAGTTTATATTGATTAAAAAATCGACATTTTCTGAAATCACTAATTTCCCACCAAATCCGGGACTTAAGTACAAGCCTCCTTTGTAGGAATAAGATAAATTATGGTCAAAAATGTGATTTCTGGCAAAAGCATACCCGGCATAAGCTGTGAAAAAAGTAGTATTTGCATTTTCTGTTAAATGCACCCTTACTCCGGCACTTAAAGGCAAAAAAGTTTCTGTGCTTAATCTTTTAAGAGATACAGCAGTGCCAACTGAAAAGCGCTCATTCCATTTAATTGATGGTGCATAGCGAATTCCGTATCCGGGTGACATAATAATATTATCAGATGTTAACTCTCCCCCTATTATAAACTTCCCTTCTACAATATGCTCAAGCGAAATCCCGGGTTTTTCTTTTTCAGTTGCAAATACTGAGCTTACAATTAAAGATAAACAGAGTGTTATTGAAAAAATTCTTGAAAAAAATAATAGATTCATATAACTAAATATAGTGCAAAGTTAACAAATAATTAACATTTTATATTGCAGCTCTATTTATTTACTGTAAACCCCAAAAATCAGATTAGATGGTTCACTTTTCAAAAACTCATCTTCTTTTTCAAAAATATACTTCAATAATTGTTTAGTTTCTTCATCATCATTAAGGAAATTATGAGCGATATCTTTAAAATATAACATCACTATATTCCCGCCCAGCTCTTTTTCCTCAATCGTTTTAAAGTACTTCTCCAATGCCGGTCGGATATTATTTGATTCAACAGCTTCGGAAGGGTCAGAAATTATCATTCGCAATGCTCCGGGTCCGCTAACTTTTGATTTTATCTTTTCTGAATGCAAACGCTTTTTATATTTTTCAGGGGTGTTGTTCAATAAATCGTTGGTAAAATCTATCTGTTTTTGAGTCCATTGTAATCTTTTTGGACCAGCATAATCATGGATAACCAATATTCCATTTTCCTTCAAACATGCTTTAATTTTTTGTAATAATTGAAAAACATGTTTAAAATGATGCAGAGAAGAATGAAAAAGCACAACATCATAATGGTCTTCTTTAAACTTCATTTTATTGATATCGGAAGCTTTAAAACTCATGTTAGTCAAACCTTTTTCAATAGATTTTTCATAGGCATACTCCATGAGCGATTCAGATAAATCTATACATTCTACCTCTTTGAAAACAGGATTTGAAGCGAAGTTAAACTCTCTTTGAGATGTACCACTGCCCAATGATAATAATGTAACATCCGATTTGTCTTTCAGAAATTTGTCTATCACGTAAGCTTCATAAGACTCTTCCTTACTTCCACTTATCTTTATTTTCCAACGCTCCTGCAAT
This genomic interval from Chitinophagaceae bacterium contains the following:
- a CDS encoding ATP-binding cassette domain-containing protein; the encoded protein is MITVNSLSLQFGKRVLFDEVNIKFTKGNCYGVIGANGAGKSTFLKILSGEIESTKGKIDMEPGSRMAVLKQNHYEFDEFEVLQVVLMGHKKLWQNMQEKESLYAKTPFTDEDGLKVGELEAEFAEMDGWNADSDAAALLSNLGLPESLHYTKMKELAGNQKVRVLLAQALFGDPDILLLDEPTNDLDVDTIKWLENFLADFKNTVIVVSHDRHFLDMVCTHIVDIDFGKITPYTGNFSFWYESSQLAAKQRSDKNKKTEDKRKELIEFIQRFSANASKSKQATSRKKALEKLNIDEIKPSNRKYPGVIFSQEREAGNDILEIKQLKAIGNDGKPLFTDLNLTVNKGDKIAVISRDSNAINAFYEILNGDRKADAGDFKWGITTQIGYLPLDNSEFFNEEMNLIEWLRQYSGENKDETYIRGFLGKMLFSGEETFKKVSVLSGGEKVRCMLSRLMLQNANVMILNEPTNHLDMESIISLNEGLQNYKGTLLFSSHDHQLNQTVANRVVEITPNGCIDALMSFDEYLESDAIKEKKANLYEIAVS
- a CDS encoding T9SS C-terminal target domain-containing protein, whose amino-acid sequence is MKSLKTKFFFIFLFLLTFSQLIAHDVVINEMMSSNGNTIADEDGDFEDWIELYNKGSETVNLKGFSISDKSSEPQRWIFPDVEIEPGGFLLIFASGKDRKSGQYLHTNFKISSEGEPLLFSDNENNLIDEFPPVILQRDHSFGRKTDGGSVILFFEGASPGASNNFTPLLNSLTYNVHISHEAGFYGDSITVDLSAQEGVEIFYTLDGSVPDINSFKYEQPLVFDNRENDPTILSLIPTGYKWKQPAGSINKINVLKTAAFKNGRPVSPVETRTYIISPDLEDRYTFPVISISTDKRHFFDYNEGIYIQGVHFDGDRNSGNFSKRGKHWEKPAYMEYFDNAGELALAQDIGVRIHGSGSRKNPQKSLRLYARSFYGESRFNYPFFPDKPDLQNFKRLILSASVSSPRDQTLFRDELTHHLIRGLDLDYQAFIPVVVFINGEYWGIHNLKERQDRYYLENNHNIDPDNIDLLEGHHEVKEGSFTNYESLINYLENNDMSKDEHYQHILNLVEIDNFIDYHIIQLFFANWDWPHNNIAYWRPRTEDGKWRWLFFDCDACMLPRLYRSNSLEFFLNPENLKNQDRSWAYYNLHFLLKNDNFRVAFYNRMIYHADNTFSPEKVVEAIQHFRELYYPEIHEQVNRWNSPLNISEWEKYLSDLESFALLRPAQFKQDIQKFFGSPFTVYPNPSSGDFYVKTLLNSTKPKSYRLFNLSGILLSEVVVENPSSSEADHLNFQGLLPGVYFLQIQFNNQLFQEKIVIQ
- a CDS encoding class I SAM-dependent methyltransferase — translated: MSKTNHLRLFTKDDFIDIREKFYEKGGAYFLTKLNLSPANRTKSTFSQHTHSGSNFWIIPELQERWKIKISGSKEESYEAYVIDKFLKDKSDVTLLSLGSGTSQREFNFASNPVFKEVECIDLSESLMEYAYEKSIEKGLTNMSFKASDINKMKFKEDHYDVVLFHSSLHHFKHVFQLLQKIKACLKENGILVIHDYAGPKRLQWTQKQIDFTNDLLNNTPEKYKKRLHSEKIKSKVSGPGALRMIISDPSEAVESNNIRPALEKYFKTIEEKELGGNIVMLYFKDIAHNFLNDDEETKQLLKYIFEKEDEFLKSEPSNLIFGVYSK